The region ACAGCATCCAACCGTGTTTTTCAATATACTTAAAGGGGATATGAATGGTGCCGACCAAAACACAGGCAGCAATTAAGGCAAAGACAAGTTGTCGTTTAAAAAAGAAAAGACCATCACCATAGGATTCGATCGCGAAAATAAAACTGGAAGAGTAAACTTGCACCAGGCCGATGCCTAACAAAGTGATGATCGCTAAAAACAAGCTGCTCGATAAATATCTGAACATGATGGACTCCCAAAGGCGCCGATAATTGCAGCCTTTATTGTAGCCAGAAGTCCATTTCAACGTCTAGGAGTCGCTCCAAGACTGGACCCTGTTAAAATCAGGGTCCTTGAGGCTTTTACGAAAGACTACTGTGCTTCGATTACTTCCGCGTTGTTGTCTGATTTTTTATCCGACACGGCAGCTGGCTTTGCTTCAGAACGTCTGCTTACAGAAGCTGAGCCACGAGTGGCCATTGAACAGCAGTAAACGATGCCGTTTTCGTTGGAAGCTGTTTTATAGTTAGTAATAGAGAATGCGCGAGAGGAATCACAACGCTTTGCCATCTCCATGCTCAGCTCAACTTCAACATCGGCGAAAACTTCACCGCTTACAAAGTTGCAGTACATGCCCGTGTTTGCTGCCATTTTGTCACGTTGTTCCTGACGTGCCTTGAAAGTGCCGGAAGCACAAGCAGACAATAAAAGTAATGAAGACATAGCGACAACAAATAGACGAATCACAAAGCACTCCTTGCTTTATTAATTACTCAAAAAAAAAGCTCTCGTAACGAGAGCTTTTTAATATCACCTGAAGTCCCACTCCGAAGAACTCGGAGTACAAACTCAACTCAGTGAAATTTTCTCACGATTTCTTTAAAGTATTCACCACGCTCCTCGAAACTGTCAAACATGTCAAAGCTTGAACAGCCCGGTGACAACAGAACGATATCGCCGATTCTGGACTTTTGGTAAGCGATCAAAACCGCCTCCTCAAATGTACCGATCAAGAAAGTCTCAGAGAAGTCGCCAAGATCACGGTTGATGCGTTCTTTCGCTTCCCCGACCAAGATCAGGGTTTTCACCTTGCGTTTAACAGAAGTACGAAGAGGTTCGTAGTTCAAGTTTGTGTCTTTACCACCCGCAATCAAAATCACGTTTTCATCGAAAGTATCCAACGCGCGAAGAACTGCATGAACGTTTGTTGCTTTAGAGTCGTTGTAGAACAACACGCCGCCAACTTTACGAACATACTCAATACGGTGAGGAAGACCGTTGAACGTCTCAATCACTTTTTGAACCGCTTCACGAGTTGCACCATGTTCACGAGATGCCAGAATAGCTGCCATCACGTTTTCAATCGAGTGCTTACCGCGCATTTTCATGTTCTTGATATTGAATGTCTCAATCTCAGGACCTGTGCGCACACGAATCTCGTCACCGATATTCACAGCACCACCGATATTCATGATTTGTGGTTCCAAAGCTGGTTTACGAGAGAAGTAGAAAATACGACCGCGTTGAACCGCTGGATCACGAGCCAATTCAACAACCGCATTATCATCAGCATTCAAGATGCTTGTTGTCGCTTGGTTCGTGTTTTTGAAGATACGGCGTTTTGCGTTTACGTACTCTTCCATGGAACGGTAACGGTCCAAGTGATTTTCAGCCAAGTTCGTGAAGACCACGTTGCCTGGATTGAAAGTATCGCAGTGTTCAAGCATGAAGCTAGATACCTCGGCGATAACAACTTGGGCTTTGTCATCAAGACGAAGGTAATCTACCAACGGCTTTTCATTCGCGCCGCCAACCCAAGTTTTAACACCTGATTGAGTCAAGATCGCTTCAGTGATACGAGCCACAGTAGTTTTACCGTTTGTACCAGTCAAACCAATGATTGGTTCTTTGATGAAACCAGCAGAGAACTCGAACTCACCCGTGATCTTGATACCTTGAGATCTTGCATAATCGAAGATCTTCAATGTGGAAGGAACACCTGGAGACAAGATCACTAGATCTTGTGCGATGAAAGTTTTTGGACTGTGACCACCCAATTCGTACTTGATTGGAAGATCGCCCAATTGCTCAAGCTGCGCAGAAAGTTCTGGTTTGGATTTATGATCCGTTACAGTGACTTGTGCCCCGTGCTTAGTCAGGAAATGCGCCAAAGACACACCCGTTTTACCAAGACCGACAACAAGGATTCTTTTGTCTTTTAATTCACTATACTCTTTATACATTCTTCTACCTCAATTTGAGAGTCGCTAGACTTAAAACAGCCAATAAAATCGAAATAATCCAGAAACGAACGATGATCTTCGTCTCCGTTAAACCGCCCAATTCAAAGTGGTGATGAATCGGCGCCATTTTGAAAATACGCTTACCGGTAAGCTTAAAGGAAATAACTTGAGTGATGACTGACAATGCTTCCACCACGAAGACACCGCCCAAAACAACCATCAACAACTCATTCTGAGTGATGACAGCCATAGAACCCAAGAAACCGCCAAGAGACAAAGAACCCACGTCACCCATGAAGACCTGCGCGGGATACGCGTTAAACCACAAGAAGCCCATTCCCGCAGCAACAATCGTCGCAGCCACCGGAGTTAACTCACCTGCTCCCACGACATGTGGAATTTGAAGGTAATTTGCGATGGAATAGTGACCCGTGACATAAGCAAATAACCCCAAAGTCGCTGCAGAGATCATCACTGGAACAATTGCCAAGCCATCCAAACCATCAGTCAGATTCACCGCATTCGCCGTTCCGACCACAACTAAAGCTGCAAAAACAATGTAGGCATAACCTAAATCAAAGCCGAATGATTTTACGAACGGAACGTAGACAGTTGTGCCCAAATTATGGAAGTGAACCAAATAAGCGACAACAGCACCACTGATCAAAAACTCCCCTGCCAAGCGGATTTTTCCAGACAACCCTTTTGAGTTCTTTTTGGATACTTTCAACCAGTCATCCATATAACCGATCATCCCGAAGCCCCAAGTGATGATCAAAACCGCCCATACCAGTGGATTTTGCATATCAACCCACAGCAAGCATGGAATTAAAGTGGATAGAAGAATCAACCCACCACCCATTGTTGGAGTTCCGGCTTTTTTCTTATGAGATTGAGGACCGTCGTCACGGATCGATTGCCCAAAATGCTTGAGCTGCAAACGTTTGATGAAGTAGGGACCCCACATCCAGCACAGTAGGAAAGATGTAAAAAACGCGATGAACGTACGAACTGTGATGTAACGAAATACATTCAACGGCGAGAAATGTTCCGACATTGAATAGAGCCACTGATAAAGCATGATGTGCGATTCCCCTATATCCTTGGAAATTGATTTTTGCTTGGAACTTTAAGGGTTTAGCACGTTTTCGATTTTAAAAGCAATGGCAAATTTATAACTACTTAATATCATTACGGAAAAATAAAAAAGATAAGCCACCTGGCACTGTTTTAAGTTCCCTGGAAAACTTAAAAAGGTACGTCCTTACCTTAATAGGTAAGGGCGTACCTTTTGCTTCTTTGCTATGGGATTACTTTTGGATCACGACCGCACTATTGCTGCCACCTGATTGGACGATGTTTGCCGTGTTGCCGTTACCCTGTTGACTGACGGATGCGAAATTCGAAGAACCTGTTTGTTGCACATCTGCTCTATTGTTATCACCCACTTGCACCACACAAGCTGTGTTGCTATCGCCCTTCTGATAAATTGTCGCCGAGTTGTTTGCTCCTGTCTGGTTTGCGCCGGCCACGTTTGTAGAGCCTTCTTGTCTTAAGATCAGTTGGGCCTCTACTTGCGTTTTCGCATCACAGGCAGGAACCACCACTTCACCATCACCGTCTACTATGTTGCCGTCGCCATCGATCACTTCGCCTGGCGCCAATGGCACATCATCTATGATCTCTGGAGAACTGATATTAGGTGGCCCCTGTGGTTCCTCTCCATCTGTGATCGGCGTATAATCTTGTGCACTCGTAGCTCTTAACGAGCCAAATTGAACATCGGTACCCAACTGAGAACATGCCGTCATAAACAACGGAGCCGTTACCACTAGAACCAACACTGATGCTTTCATGAAATCCTCCATAAGGCTTCACAAACGAGTAAAGCAAAACGCATGCACAGGGTGTTTCGATGGCCAGATAAAATGAAATGAAGTTTGAGGTGTTTGAATTCTGACGTTGCAAAATTTTTGATCGAAGTCCGCGAAGGTTCCATAACATCTCATCCGAGGGAACCTGCGGATTCATAACACAAACTGAATCTGCCTGAGACGAATGAGCCTTTGAAATCAATGCAAGAGGTGTTTCCATGCCTATAGAAACGATGAAACATCAGAAAGCGATGATAGTAACACTAAGACATGTAAATGAAACGCCAACGGCCTCGACAGCTGAAACCTAGAAGGTAAGGACGTACCTTTTAGCCTTCGTCGTCCAAGTATGCTTTGAGTTCTTGCATGTGATACTTCCACCCGACCTGGAAGTCTTTAAGGAGTTTCCCACCCAGCTTTTCTGGGAATGCTTCCCAGCCTGTGTGGCGAACTGTCATGGTGCGAGTTTTACCTTTGTCTTCGATCAAATAAGAACACTCTGTGGAGACTTTCACATCCCAGGTTTTCTCACGCCAAGTAAAAGTAATGGATTTATTGGGAACAAGTGAAAGGACTTTACCGGATGCGAGTTGCTCGTTACCTTCGTCATCTTCCCAAGCTTCGCGGAACTTTCCCCCGACCTTAGGTTCAAGGGCGACGTCATCGCCCCACCAGTTTTCTAGATCGTCCGTATCAGTCAGGGCGCGCCAGATTTCTGCCGCCGTCGCCTTCACAGTGATCGTGATATTGATTTCCTGACTGTTGGAATCCTCCCCCTTTTTTGAGGGAGGAATGAATTTCGATCCAGACATATTTATTAGAACAAGTTGATGTTCGTAGACAGAGCCACGTTCGTTCTGTCGTCACGTACGTCTTTTGGAGTGAACTGGATATTTGGGTACAAGTAAATATCACGAGTTACGGAGATACCAAAGCCTACAGATTGGTATGGCTCAAGTTGGATGTAACGATCGTTGATCTCGTATTTAGAGAATTGCAAGTAACCGAATACTGTTCTGAAAGAGTAAGTGTCGTTGAACGTGTATTGCAAGAATGGGAACAAACCCACACCGATATCAGAACGTTGGAATCTGCCTTGGTTTTGCAATGCTAAGTAATCTGGATCCGTCAAAGCACCATTGTAAAGATACTTAGACAAGCTCAAGCTTACGCCACCATTCCATTTCGAAGTCCCGAAATTAGCCAAGAATACTTGAGACAAAGAAATGCTTCCCAAATAGTTTTGGAATTTGCTTGTGTCTTCGTCTGTGAAGTAAGTCGTAGAAACGCTTGTGCTCATTTGAGTGCCCAAAGCTTTGTAACCACGGCTCCAGCTTACGAACGGAGTCGACATTTCATAACGAGGAAGTACAGCATCTGCTTTTCTGCCTTTACGAGTATCAGCTGCTGGCTTCGTGATATCACCATGGAATGGATC is a window of Bdellovibrio sp. SKB1291214 DNA encoding:
- the mraY gene encoding phospho-N-acetylmuramoyl-pentapeptide-transferase, whose translation is MLYQWLYSMSEHFSPLNVFRYITVRTFIAFFTSFLLCWMWGPYFIKRLQLKHFGQSIRDDGPQSHKKKAGTPTMGGGLILLSTLIPCLLWVDMQNPLVWAVLIITWGFGMIGYMDDWLKVSKKNSKGLSGKIRLAGEFLISGAVVAYLVHFHNLGTTVYVPFVKSFGFDLGYAYIVFAALVVVGTANAVNLTDGLDGLAIVPVMISAATLGLFAYVTGHYSIANYLQIPHVVGAGELTPVAATIVAAGMGFLWFNAYPAQVFMGDVGSLSLGGFLGSMAVITQNELLMVVLGGVFVVEALSVITQVISFKLTGKRIFKMAPIHHHFELGGLTETKIIVRFWIISILLAVLSLATLKLR
- a CDS encoding SRPBCC family protein → MSGSKFIPPSKKGEDSNSQEINITITVKATAAEIWRALTDTDDLENWWGDDVALEPKVGGKFREAWEDDEGNEQLASGKVLSLVPNKSITFTWREKTWDVKVSTECSYLIEDKGKTRTMTVRHTGWEAFPEKLGGKLLKDFQVGWKYHMQELKAYLDDEG
- the murD gene encoding UDP-N-acetylmuramoyl-L-alanine--D-glutamate ligase produces the protein MYKEYSELKDKRILVVGLGKTGVSLAHFLTKHGAQVTVTDHKSKPELSAQLEQLGDLPIKYELGGHSPKTFIAQDLVILSPGVPSTLKIFDYARSQGIKITGEFEFSAGFIKEPIIGLTGTNGKTTVARITEAILTQSGVKTWVGGANEKPLVDYLRLDDKAQVVIAEVSSFMLEHCDTFNPGNVVFTNLAENHLDRYRSMEEYVNAKRRIFKNTNQATTSILNADDNAVVELARDPAVQRGRIFYFSRKPALEPQIMNIGGAVNIGDEIRVRTGPEIETFNIKNMKMRGKHSIENVMAAILASREHGATREAVQKVIETFNGLPHRIEYVRKVGGVLFYNDSKATNVHAVLRALDTFDENVILIAGGKDTNLNYEPLRTSVKRKVKTLILVGEAKERINRDLGDFSETFLIGTFEEAVLIAYQKSRIGDIVLLSPGCSSFDMFDSFEERGEYFKEIVRKFH